A part of Phaenicophaeus curvirostris isolate KB17595 chromosome 29, BPBGC_Pcur_1.0, whole genome shotgun sequence genomic DNA contains:
- the LOC138732040 gene encoding ETS translocation variant 3-like protein codes for MQCGCVSPGLPIPPGSYWLSGLVFPYWAYKTESSPGSRQIQLWHFILELLQKEEFRHVIAWQQGEYGEFVIKDPDEVARLWGRRKCKPQMNYDKLSRALRYYYNKRILHKTKGKRFTYRFNLSKLLVPNHVGRPPSTLLHPIFSPQAFSGGPFGAGGLGMEPPVSQGGEEEEEGDEGQSCVELPWGEAGGRGDK; via the exons ATGCAGTGTGGCTGTGTGTCTCCGGGGCTGCCCATCCCACCCGGCTCCTACTGGCTATCAG GGTTGGTCTTTCCCTACTGGGCGTACAAGACGGAATCCAGCCCCGGCTCCCGGCAGATCCAGTTATGGCATTTcatcctggagctgctgcagaaggaggAGTTCCGTCACGTCATCGCCTGGCAGCAGGGCGAGTACGGGGAGTTCGTCATCAAGGACCCCGACGAGGTGGCccggctgtggggcaggaggaaatGCAAACCCCAGATGAACTACGACAAGCTCAGCCGCGCGCTCAG GTACTACTACAACAAGCGCATCCTCCACAAGACCAAGGGCAAACGCTTCACCTACCGCTTCAACCTCAGCAAa CTCCTGGTCCCCAACCATGTGGGGCGCCCCCCATCCACACTGCTGCACCCCATCTTCTCCCCCCAAGCCTTCTCGGGGGGCCCATtcggggcgggggggctggggatggAGCCCCCAGTGTCCCAggggggcgaggaggaggaggagggggacgAAGGCCAGAGCTGTGTGGAGCTGCCTTGGGGTGAAGCTGGAGGACGGGGGGACAAGTAA